The genomic window TGGCTGGTCATGGCCACTGACATTTCAATACAGAAGATTTAAAGACTTGGAAAAAAGAATCATACCTTGGCTACTAGTTTTCCTTGTCAAAAGCAGTCAGATAGACAGCTATTAACCAGGCAATTAGCCCAAAGTTCTCAgataatgataaaaaacaaaaccaaaaaccccttatattttcctattagaaccttttattctgaatttgtTGGTGCTTCAAGAAAACAGCTTTGCCCATAATTCACTGTGCCCTGAACTAGTGACACCAACGTATATTTGGCCAATTAGGAGCAATGCCAAACCACATTCTTCTTAGATCTATTCAGTTAATAAATGGCACTTAACTGATAGTTTCTTTCATATAATCTTTAACAAGAACTCATAAGTTGCATTGATTATGCCCCAAGAGATGAGGGATCGATGGTAATTCAGATGAGCACCTCTGAAAAGATTTGTCAGCTTCCTGTCCCGCTCTAGCCAGATTTTCTGGAAAACCTTGGGAAAAGACTGAAATTCCCCACCAATCTGAGACTGCATGCGAGTTTTCACAACATTAACTGGGAAAAACAAGATTCCCAACATGGCACCCAACAGACCTCCACAGATAAAATCATTGACCAAATGGGCGCTGTGAGTTTTGGCGGTAGGCAGATGCTCCTTAATGGGACCTCGAAGGCCAAAGAAAAGGACATTGCTGAATCCATTGCGGAAAAGAACAGGTACCAAGCCTCGATAATACTCTCTAATTCCATGGCATTTGAGTGCCTTGAAAGCCTGGTAAGTGTTTGTAAATTTGTCATGATGCTTATGGTCTTGAAGCAATGTCTGAACTCTTTCCAATGGAGTGAAAATCGCTTCTGTTGTGCCTGCAAGTACTGCTGCCACACTACGGGTTGCAAACTCAGGGGTACTGATATGCTTCCGGAGAAGGCAAGATAAGTCCTCGTACAGACCAAACATAAGTGCCAGTGTAGTTGTCTTCTGCATCAGTGGGGGAAGGATTCCGCGGTACAAGTTTCGAAAGCCATCCCTCCTCAACTGAAGCACTGCATCCCGGGTTTTGATTCCATACAGCTGCTGCCTAAAGAGCACCTTCTGAATGGGAAATGTGATTGCTACATTGTTGAAAGCTGCACAGCAGCCACACAAGTAATGCTTCATTTCACCAACATTTGCAATGTGAGGTGACAGATCTTGTTTTGAAGATGTTAGGATGGGCGGTCTCTTTTCATGAGCTTCTGAATCCACCATGTTGCTTAAGATCTTTCTTCTTCATGAAGGATATTTTTAACCTACGAATAACAAAATGACAACAGTTAAGCCATTATATACAGGGCTAAACAAGtggaatttttccttccttaacCCTTTAATTTTTGGACACTATCACATTTTCCCTTTTAAGATTACAGCAGTagttttttcagtattttcagagGGCCCCTGGGGGTCCCTGACACCCTTGTAGGGGTCCAGGAAGTCCTTCCTTTTCCAGCCACATATTTGTGTGAAGCTGGATTTTCTCTATGTACTTTAACCATAACAACTTCTCCTCACAGACACAATGCAGAAGCAGATAGGAAGCTCCACCTACCTTTTATGCCAGACATTACACAGACCTGCAAAACTGGAAAACAtacttttctcattaattttttggaaaatagttatttttcatgaaaatgtgtTGTCTATGCTAATGTGTGATTTTAAAGTGAATCAGAGGCGcctggtgtctcagtcagttgagtgggttgagcgaccaactcttgatttttggattgggtcctgatctcagagttgtagaATCAGACCCTGAATCCAGCTCTGCGTTCAGGgtggaacctgcttgtccctctccctccccttgctgCCTCTCATCCTTCCTCCTACTCTTgcaatttatctttaaaataaataaagtgaattaattttaaaactttgatttctAAGACCATAAACACTAATCCACCTAAATAAAGGCTCTTTAGGGtcacaataatttttaagtgtaaaggGGTCCtgagggacgcgtgggtggctcagcggttgagcgtctgcctttggctcagggtgtaatcccggagtcccaggatcgagtcccacatcaggctccccgcacgaagcctgcttctctctctgcctgtgtcttggtctctctgtctctcatgaataaataaaatctttaaaaagggggggagggaatCCTGAGACCAAAAAATTTGAGACTACAGGACTAGTTCATACGTACTATACAAGACAGTATATATGATTATCCTTCCACAAAAAGACTTAAAGTCCTCTGCTGAGAACTTAAAACAGCaaaacatacattcattcattgttcACTAACACTTAGTGTCTACTCTGGACTAGGCCCTCTGCCAAATGCTAGAGATTCAAAAGCAAGGAACTCACAATTTATAGGAGACTGCCAAGGTAAACAAATACACCACAATGTAAATACTTTGTATGATAAATATGAGCTGTGGATAAGGGACTCTAAGCATGCATTTTGGGAGGCAGAAGTTGGAATAAGGTCATGGAAGGCCTGCAAGTATGTACTATActgtattttcacatatttaattctcaaaacaactgcatcaaataaacattattttcccaGTTTTACCAATGAAAAAACCAATACTCTCCTTTGTTCGAGGTACAGAAAGTAACTGGTGGAACTGGCATGGTGTGTCTGACTGCAGGGTGCATGTTCCTGCTATCATACCAAAGGATGGGGAGGCTGCCCTGAACAAAGTGGCTGTATATCAGACTGCTGAAGATTTGAAGCCcagcagcctgggtagctcagtggtttaacgccaccttcagcccagggtgtgatcctggagacctgggatggagtcccaagtcgggctccctgcgtggagcctgcttctccctctgcctgtgtgtctctgcctctctctccctgtctctcaggaataaataaaatctttaaaaaaataaaaataaaaaaccaaaaaacaagagtTGGTAGAGATGTGGAGAAGTAGAGTccctggtgagaatgcaaaatgacGCAGCCACTAAAACAGAACTACAAACAACTACCATAGGATTCAGCAGTCCCATTTCTAGGTATGTATCTGTTAAGGACTGAAAGCAGAGTCTCAAGAGGTATGTGACACCCCATCCACAGCAGTAGTACTCACAACAGCCAATAGGTGGAAGCAACagaaatgtccactgatggatgagtggataaacaagaCTTGGTGTATACACATACAGTGGAATGCCATGTGgccttaaaaagggaggaaacCCCATCACATGCTATCAGACATGGATGAACACTGAGAACATGAAGTGAAACAAGTCATAAAAGGACAAGTACTGTATGACTTCGCTTATATAAAGTACATAAAACAGTCAAattaatagagacagaaaggggaATGGGAGTTACAGGGGCTTGGAGAAAGGGCAACAGGGAGTTACTGCTTAATGGGTATAGTTTCACACATGCTGCTATCAACTGTGGAGCATTCAtgacagattttaaaatgcaattactGTGAAGTGCAGTGCAGAGTTGAAACATAGAAAAGAATCAGAACCAGTTCCTGGGGAGCTTATAGCTACAGGAGCCACAGAAATTTAACATCAAACATAGAACACACATCCACAACCATCACCTCCCCTCTAG from Canis lupus familiaris isolate Mischka breed German Shepherd chromosome 11, alternate assembly UU_Cfam_GSD_1.0, whole genome shotgun sequence includes these protein-coding regions:
- the SLC25A51 gene encoding mitochondrial nicotinamide adenine dinucleotide transporter SLC25A51 — protein: MVDSEAHEKRPPILTSSKQDLSPHIANVGEMKHYLCGCCAAFNNVAITFPIQKVLFRQQLYGIKTRDAVLQLRRDGFRNLYRGILPPLMQKTTTLALMFGLYEDLSCLLRKHISTPEFATRSVAAVLAGTTEAIFTPLERVQTLLQDHKHHDKFTNTYQAFKALKCHGIREYYRGLVPVLFRNGFSNVLFFGLRGPIKEHLPTAKTHSAHLVNDFICGGLLGAMLGILFFPVNVVKTRMQSQIGGEFQSFPKVFQKIWLERDRKLTNLFRGAHLNYHRSLISWGIINATYEFLLKII